Part of the Meleagris gallopavo isolate NT-WF06-2002-E0010 breed Aviagen turkey brand Nicholas breeding stock chromosome 28, Turkey_5.1, whole genome shotgun sequence genome, AGGATGATATTGGTTTATGGCTAATAGATCATTTACACAACGCtttctggttttctgttgctaaattaacttggtaatttttttttttttttNNNNNNNNNNNNNNNNNNNNNNNNNNNNNNNNNNNNNNNNNNNNNNNNNNNNNNNNNNNNNNNNNNNNNNNNNNNNNNNNNNNNNNNNNNNNNNNNNNNNGAGAGGGAAGGGGGGTAGGGGTGAGTGCAGCTTTCTGGAGGTGCTGTCAGCTTCAAGGGAGCGGTGCTGGAGGTCGGGGGTCCGGCAGCAATGCGCTGCTGGGGGAGGCGTTGTGCGTCTGCGGTGCGATGGAGCAACGCGAGTGACAGCGCGCTGGGAGTGGAAGGGATGTGAAATGAGGCTGAAGCGAGCTGATCGCTTCGCTTCCCGGCAGGGAAAAGCCTTTCCAGCTCTGTTGCTGCCCCGGAGGTATCTCTGGTTTCCACCACAAGTGACAGAGGAATTACCCCTCGGTCTGCTGCTCTCTTGCTGACGTGGCTGCACTTGGATGTCAGATGCTGGAAATCGTTTTTGCAGTCTCTGAAAGTGCTGGGCTGGAGGAGGGGGACTGAGCTGCAAATTTCTCCCTTGTAAGCATTACAGCTCGGTGGGGACAAGTTCAGGGCCCGTTGGTACTGCGCTTCCCACCGCTGTGCCGTTCGTTCCCATCTCTTTCTGGCTTTGGTGTCAGGACTGTAGTCGCCAAAACGTGGCTCTGATAGCCAAGGAGGTGGTGCCATGTCTGCGCTCAGGCAGACTTTGCTGGCAGTTACCAGCATGCGACCAGACCACGTCTAAGATCTTATTTAAGAAGCTGTACATTGCTCGAGTCGCTTTGTGATGCTCGAGGAAAGGGAGACTGCTTTTCCTCTCCTGGGGCTGCATGTAAGGCTGTATCAGGGCAGATGCTGGCACTGTGCTCACTCAGCTCCCTGACATTCAGCTGCTCCCAGGCTGCGGGTCAGTCAATGCATGACATGCCCAGCGAAGTATGTCTGTGCCACCAAAGGTCAGCAGTTCTGGATGAGGGAGGCTCGccgcagagctgctgccattgCTTTTGCACTTGTTAATTCCTGGCCAAGTCCTTTAGAAATGAGACTGAGGTCTTTGCCCCAAAACGCCTGCCATGACATTCTTTTGGTTACACATAAGCAGTTAAGAATTCTGGAACCGGTTGGGAAATGTTTGCCGTTATTCAAAGGGTGATCTGGTTgtgactgttttgtttttgcacatGTGAAATGTCTGCATCTTTCTCGTGTGTCTGACAGCAGAGTTACAGCAGAGAACGCCGATGCTCCAACCTCACTCAAGCTGCTTTTATTCCTACCACGGTTATCTGTGTAGTTCTTTTCCTGTTCAGAATCAGGCAGTTATGTCTTGCGTGCTTCAAGATGTGAGGAGGATATTTCTGTGGCTGACTGGGCACATGGTACAGACACTGCCCTGACGTGTGCATTAACCACACCTGCACAATGGCAGAttgatttctgtcttttcacCTCCTTTTGAAGCTCCTGATATGGCCTTGGGCTCCTGCAGGGCATGACAACGAAGAGTAAGAACGTAAGGAACATTTCTTTTGAGCTTAATTAGCAGCATTTCTTACCCCTGCTGCATGCCTCAGGAGTGACTCCAGGCTTAGCCCCATGTCTTGCAAAACCCATTTGGCATTCTTAGGAGAGCTGATGTTTTTGGCGAGTTGGAGTTTATTCTGATAAATGTTGTTGGCACATCTGATTTATTGTCTGCCTCTGTTCCCAAGGAGACCACATATGTAGCAGTCTGAGATAAGCAGCTTATAACCCAAAGGTGGCTGCCTTAAAATATCAGCGTCCCTTCCTCTGTTTCTATTGATAGTGAGCTCTTGTTTTTTCCCTGCTATCTTTATTTCACTCTGTTATCAGGGAATTaaatgctcagtgctgtgcagaggaaCCTCTCTGTCTTTAGATTTGGCTGAAGTTCCACGTGGATTTTCTGTTATCTGCTCTGAATGTGGATCCATTGAGTATAATGGCAGCCTGTGGGCTGGTGGTGGTTTGTGCCAACATCCAGAGCTGGCAGCCTCTGCTCACCGTGGAACGAGCACAGGGGGCATTTGTGAGCTCACCTGCAGGAATAAAGGCAGCTGTCTCCTGGGCTGGCCAAGGCAAAGGGTCACATCTGGGCTGGAGGGACCAGACTTCTGCTCGAGGACCACAACAGCCCCATCCGTGGATCCCATGTGCTTCCTCACTCTGCTGTGTTGGATGGAGGGATGCTTCCCCTCACCTCTACTAAGCAGAGCTGTGACCCAGAATCCAAGCACAGAACGGCCATCTTATGGCATCCTCTGTGagttcccagcactgctcccttcTTGTGGCTGAGTCAGCAAACGGAAGATGAGTTTCCTGATTTTCAGTTCTTATTTCTCCGATTGCCTCATCACCAGTGTCTATGAAAAAGCAACCGAATAAAATCTAAAACCTCAGGGAATGGGGAACGTAAGGCTTTAGGAATGCGTCACTGGGTCTGTGCTGTGGCATCAGAGCTTGTGTTGGTGTTGAGCTCCTGCTCTTCCCAGCGCCCATCTCCCAGCCGTGAGGTTGGTTGCTGCCTCTTTGTCCCCAGGTCGTTTGCAATCCAAGTTTGGTTTCAAGGAGCAGATGAGGACAGTGTGAGAATTTGTGAGGGAGAGGTGAAGGAAATGACAAAGAGGGAAAGAATTCATTTCTAGCAGAGAGATTTTCAGACTGTAATTAACCTGGGTTCTCCATGCATGTATGTGCACGCACACAGCCAAGCAGAGCTGTCTTTGATCTCTGCAAGGCTTGGGAGAGCAGAGGCTGCAAAATCAAATTTATTAGGGACAGAGCATGGGGATAACTGCAGTGCTTCCCTTGGGGTGCTGGAAAACAGCAGGTTTGGGTTCACTCAGCATCTCTTGTAGCCTACAGAGTACAGGAGGAGATGCAGTGGACCTAAATACAGCAGTGAGAGGGGAAGTGATGCCGCATCTCTTGTCAGGTCTGGCAAAGTGCACTGCAATTAATTAACCCCCAAATCAGCTGTGCCCGGGTTTGCACCCCCATCCTAACCCCCCTGGCAGGAGCTGGAAGGGCTGAAGTGATGCAGGATGAGTGGTAGGTTGTTATCAAAGCTCCTGCTGCTTTCATTGAGCCCTGTGATTTTTTGTGGTTGGGTTACAGCAAATGCTGCTCCATGAGCATCACCACTGGGATGGTACAAAGGGAGGAAGCCACTCCAATTCTGGTGTTAGCATTGGTGTGTTCATAGCAAAGCCAAGTGGGCATCTAATTTAGGATAGGAATATAGGATTAAAAGCTTCTTACAGAGGTCAGAACCAGATGCTTCAAGCAATGgttgatttatttattatttttttgattGCACAGAAAATGTCTGGAGTTAAAAAATGGGCACATTTTGCTCAATATATCATTCCTGACACCTTGTGGATGTTGCCTTCTGGTTCCAGGTGAGTGGAAAACATGGATGgctctgatttttcatttctgagctaTAAAATCATGTGGATTTTTGGTAGAATTCACTTCCAATCTGTGTTCCAACAAAAATTTACAAGAACGGGGCAATGTTATGGAAAGTCGTGTGCTGAACCTTTGTGCAAGAGAGgattgcttcattttttcccaaatatttgTTGGCATTTATTAATATCTGAGTGGATGCTATGGGCGCTCTGTGTTAGCTTTCACAACAGCCCCTCAGATGTGACCCTGTGCCATTCCATCTGCCTTTAAGCAAACTCTTCTCATCTTTTGTGGGATTGGGTTGGCTTCATTGAGCACGCCGTTGGGAACCCATTGCAGTTTTGGTATTCTGGTGCCCTAAAACCTATTTCTTTCTCTATATCCACTTGCACAGTGATGAGCCAAAGAGAGTGAGTGAATCAGCCTGAGGAACGGCTCTGAAATGGATTTTCTCTTTAGTTTGCCCTTTTTATGAAATCATCAGGTGTGCCTGAAGGACACAAGacctattttttccctttttggtTTAATATCACGCCTGTATTTCTGGCACTGTCTCCTCATCTAGCAGAAATAGCTGCTTGCACCAATTTCTATGTGCTTTGATGTGCAGGTGGGAGTGCATGAGAGTGCTGTGGTGCAAAGTTCCCTCGTGTGCCATCACCTGGATGCATCGAGCTGTCAGCATTCCAGTGACATCAGAACCGAAGCACTGGGGATTGTGTTTGCCTTACATCTGACCAGCTTCTTTGTtccttgttggttttttttttttcccccctcaacGCTGTCCAAAATGTGAGCCTTGCTTTCTAATGAGAAATCAATAGGGTGCAGGCTCACTTTGTTAAGCTCGTGTCACACATGCACGATGACAAGGCTCTGcagacagcaaagcagctgaagtGTCCCTCTGGCTGTTAAATGcctggaaaatgcttttttttaaagcatagcATAGTTGATATTTCCCAACGAGGGGGAATTTTGGGTGGTGCATCAGCAGCTTGGAGGTGATTTCACAGGAGATGTTGGAGGCGAGcatcctgcttttctcttgTCATTGCTTTGTGCAGAACTTGGAGAGCACACCTCTTAGTTCTGTGTATTCTGAAGGCTGCGCAGGTTTGGCAGAACCTGTTTTCCATGCAGGCTTTTGATGCTAAGGGAAAATTCACTTTGTGTGATAGAGCAAGAGGAAAACCTAAtaatgcagcagagctgggggaatGTTGGCATAGAGATTGCTTCTTGCTTCAAGTATGGGATGACTGAGTACatgtgctgggagagctgaaTCTGTTCACAGACTTGCAGATGCACCTTGGAATAGGAAGAAGTGATCCATAGCTGCAGGAGCAGGCCCAGCTCAGCTCTCTGTTGCAGCATCAGAGCTCAGAGGCTCCTCTGAGGATCTTTGCAGTTCTGCCTTTACCTCTGCTGGAGCCACTTGTGCTGTTCCCTTACCATCCCTTGGCTGTTCTGTTTACAGTGTAAGTTCTTGGAGCCTACAAGTTGTTATGCTTGTGCAGATTCTTGCACAATAAGCACCCATAGCAGTTATACCCTACGAGCCTGTAGACACTCCCTTAATCCAAATAATAGTATACAAAGGCTGTTTACTTGGGATATGTGCTGTTCCTTGGGGTATGCTTTCAGAAACCACACAGACGTAATAAACTCTGTGACAATAACGTCTCGAGACAAAGTAATTAGATGATTTATAATGAATGACCATTTTACCTGACTTAAAAAATACATGCTAATGgcagagagaagagcagaggTGGCTCTCAGCCATTCCTGCCTCCTATCAAACCCTGTGGATGCAGGTCTCAGtcccagcagaggtgacccatcTTCATCTGGTTTGAAGCAGATGAACTGCATTCCAGGCTACAAAGTGAGTGCCTCTCATGTGGAACCTCCCTTAATAATCAACATATTGGTTTGTACTGATAGAGATCACATACTGAATTTCATTACAGGATGATGCTTACCGTGGTCTTTGCAGCATGCTGTCGTCTCCTTGGCAGCTGTTTTGCATCTTGGAGTTGGCTGCAGTTCAGTGCTGAAGGAATTCTTTACTGTTTGTCATTGGAAAGCACTTTGGGGTGAATGGTGTTACATAAATGTGAGATTATAATTAGGCATTAATCTGTTCTGGAATaatgaagaatatttaaatgtgctttttcaTCTAGTAATCTTCACTTAATAGGAAAAAGAATCAATCAATTTATCACTGTCTTGCTATGGCATTCTCCTACCCCTCCAGCTAGAACAGCAAACTGCAAATTGCAGAAAATGCTTGAGCAAGGATGGCAGCATGATTGAACAGAGCCCTGTGATCCACACTGAAGCTATTTATCCTCAGCGGCTTTGGGAATTCTACTTTCCAATGTTTTCATCCAAACAAGTCTGCTACCCCAAGCCTACGAGTCAGTGTTACACAACctcagggagctgctgggggggTTCTGgtgtgctgtgtgacagatgagTGCCCTGGGGCAGAGGTCAGGCTATGGGCATTGATTTCAGCTAAGTGATCAGAGGCAGGAGGCTCTGTAAGGCTGCTGGTAGCACTGACTTTGAGTCGAAAATTGCCTGTTTAATCTCTACTGAATAAAACAGATCTGATTAGAGACACTAATGTTAATGAGGAGAAAGGCCTTAGGATGGAAAACAAAGCTTGTTTTCCAGCTTTGTGCTTTAGGACTGCATTGGCTGCTCAGTTCAGGTCATTTTAACTTTCACTGTAAAATCCTCAGCACAAACAGCCACACATCTTGTGTGTATTTGACTGACCGACCCCTGCTGTTCCTGCTCCATTCATTCTAGCAGTTATCTGTCTTAATGTTCACCACGGGTGTACCACGTCCCTTGCCAAGCCTCACCTTCCCAAGGGTTCATGAGATCCCAGGGCTGTGCTACAACGTATGAATCTTTATGTCAAAGAGGACAGAGGGACCCAAAACAGAAGTGGTGAAATAGAGATGTTAGTTACTGAGTTCCAGCAAAGCCCTGGGAAGTTAAAGGACATCAGAGGGTTTCTAGAAGCACTGATGTAGCTGTGCGTCAGCTGCTTTGTGTTAGATGTATCTGTCAGCCTGGAAGGGAGCTCCAAGTGAGTCTTGGAGCCTTAACCCAAAACATCAGGGCCCCAAAAAGAGGCAGTACCAGCTTTACCACAGACTGCTTAGTCAGgtctattttaatttcagagagaaagcagCTCGAGATAGGGTTAGTCAGTTTGGTAACATTCCTGACAGCTGCAGCAATAGATGATGTTTGTTACTTTTCATATACTAcatacaatttatttattttttttaggataAAGATAGAACTTACTTAAGCGTTggctcattttttatttcaagctgATGCCTGGTTGAGATGAACTAGCTCCAACAGGCCTGTGTAATTATAGTAGTTCATAGTAGAACTTCCAGTTCTGTGTGCATGAGCAGATAAGAGAGCAAAACCAGAATTAGTGACTTGTTGTGAAGTCCTCTACTGCTCTATGGGTAAGGAGTAAGAACAGCTCTACAGTCACCTCTGCCACAGACATAGAATTGACTCATAATTGTGCAGATGAGTGTTGGGGAAGGTTGAAAGTGGCAAATGTGGAACTCACAACAAAGCAGAATTATATTATGGGGTCTTTTTTGAACTATTTGTTATTTTGAACGACTGTTTTCATCACCTAATTGATGCCACTACACACCCATACTCGTTACAGCCCATGGAATACACAAtccaagcattttatttcatgagCAAACACAGGAAATCCAAATGAGGCATACAGATATACATAGGCACACAAATATATACACATCAATATACATTTATACAACGCAGAAGAGTTAATTCCATTAATTAAGGAATACATCTAATGCAATAAAGACATGAGACAAGTCAGATCTGCCTTCATTGTACCTCTTCAAAGCATCATGAGAAGTTATGGAATGATTTATTCAGCATCAATCAGAGTTTAAAAATGTAGTCAAGTCTCTTACGTGTCTGTAACTTGAATTTTCCAAAGATCATCCTTCAGGTAATTAGCTGAAGGGGACAGGGGTtagttaataaataaaatactatgGCTAACGACTCACATAATGAACTTTAAGTCCATTATTTCTTAGAGGAATTAATGTGTCTGTACACTTCAGGATGTAAAGCTTGAATATTCAACTTGACTAAATTCTGTTTTAGGGAAGTgcccaaaacaaaataaagaaaaaacaacacaaaattgGATGGATTTCAATGTTAATCTTAACCAAAGTTCTGCTGTAGTCCCAAAGTTACATTAGACAATAACAAATTTCAGTATTTAGATTTACTTGGCATGTGTATGggggaaagaaactgaaaattcGGAACTTAATTCCTGCAGAAACATGATcctaaaaatactgaaagatgAAGACAGGCAAACTCAGTAAGACAGCTCCCCAGTCCTTATTCAGGAGCTTTCTTACATGCCTCAGATGTCTAGAGAACAAGCTGCTAAAAGCAAGAGAGATCATAGAGCCAAAGCTACAACACTTGAAGGCATTTGTTCAGCTGCTCTTGAATGCAGCTCTGGGCAATGGGTGGACTGCATGGCTACACGAGCAAAGCTCCTTCAGACCATTATCCATCAACCAAACCAACTATTTTTCAAGACTTTTAAGCTGTATTTCCAGCAAGTGAAAGACCTCTCTGCTAATACTgttttagaaaagaagaaaaatactgttaagAACAGAATTAATTGAGGAGATTTAAgtgtaaaaggaaaacagaccAGGACCTCAATGCAAATGCACCTGCTGTCTGCATGTCCAGGTATTGGAGAGGCAGATCTCATCAAGCCATATCTCTGGTCAGAATAATGCATACACACCAGGCAGGTGTAAGAGTTGAAGGAAAGCTACAGTAAAAGATGACAACTTCCTTTCTTAGGGTTGCTCTCCAGATTTCGTAGCTTCCTCTATTGTTGAAGCTCTGATGGGTCAGCAGGAAGAAGAGTCCAAAACAACCAGCAGTGCAATGTATCTAGGGGAAATACTGTGGTGTCTCTTAGATAAATGTTATCTGATGTACTCCTCCTCAGAGATGCATGACATGTCTTCATCTGTGTTTTCCTCCAAATCTGGCAAGTTGCCCCATAGCAATACATTCACACCTGGTGGAAAGAAGGTAAGAGagacaaggaagaaaacagaaaaggtatttttggGATTGTGACCTCGTTTTCAGGTTGCTCTAGTGtctattttcagagaaaataactACCCTTATAGCTGCAAAACCTGGTAAATCACATTCATGTTAAATACATCAAGACTATTTCCTACTTTTCTTCCAAAGTGATCTTAAGTGTTGTTTACAGCACCGTTCAAAGAATTAAGTCCCTGTATACCGATGTACTCGTGTAGTTAATTCACGTGGTTATTGATAGTCCCCTCATGGCTGATTTACTTTTAAACGCGTTGATTTGAAGCGCAGGGTGACACTGAAAGGTTTAGACAATAAGTTACTCTCATGTGCAAGGCAGAGAAATGATTTGTCAGAATGCTATGCACTCCTGAGGACTCAAGGCAAATTATGCTAGACACTTGGCATCCAAACAAGATCTAGCTGAATAAAGCAGTGAGCATGAGCTGCAATTCCAGCTTGAGCTAATGGGGACTCAGTTATATGGGGTCAAAGTGACAACATGACTCACCCAAAAAAGAGTGCCCATAGGACAGCTGCCTGATAGCACAGTAAAGCCATACATACTGTTATAAATAGCAGCCAGTGGCCACATTGCTGCCACTGCTTATAATATTGCTTCAGAAAATCCTGACTTCTGTCTTTGAGAACAGTAGGTTTTCTGATGAAGCTAATTTCTGCTAGAAATATTAACCTACCCAATAACTACCACTACCTCCTCCATAGTAGCTTGCTAGATTAGCAGTACAGTAACACTTGCTGTATGCTTCCATATGTTATATGTTCTCCATATGCTTTAACTACACTGAGATGTCTCATTAGAAAGTGGATTTGGAATTCAGGATTtcagggaagagaaggaaacatATGTGTTCCTTACCAGAAGAGTCTAGTCTGTTGATGCCAAAGACTGCTTGGCTATAGAACATCCAGAAGTGACCATTATTACAGGACAGCAGGCAAGGTTTGCAGGGAGAAATCACATGATAACCAACAATGTTACCACTGGAAAGACAAGTGAAATAGTGAGCAACACAAATGCCCGATGAAAaggtaattttttaatttatctaaCTCAAATTAATGTTCTGTAGCCAGGATACAAGACAGCTATGTGATGCTTCTGTTGTGATAAAGTTAAGGGAACGTAATCAAGCAAGCATCGAAAATATTTAGAGAACATCTGTCAGAAGTTATGGAACATCAAGGTTTTAGATCTTTGGCACACAGAACCATTTAGTAACATAAATTGTGTAATCCAGAGCAGTAATCTGGAGTAGTTTGCATACCAATGGTACTGTATCACTAATTGTagcatgttgttttttttctgaaggccAGTGATTCCACTGGAATCAAATCCATCGTGTGCATACAGTCCCTCTATAGAGAAACACTGTGTATGAGAGAGTATCAGGAGTAGGAGGAGTGTTGAGACTGAGAACATAGATGCCTTATCTGGTTGGAACTTAATGATAGATTTTCTACTTTCTCAGTCATGTACTCCAGAGAGATATTTCTGTCCTAAGAAGACACAATTTTACCATAACCCACTCCTACCCTTTAAATCAGAACAAGGTAAAAGTCACACTTACGAAGCAGAGAGGATTCTCTCCACTCTACAAGGAATGTGTtaggtttgtttttaatcttaaataTCATGCATTAGTAAAGAGGATAAAAGAACTCCAAGAACTTTAGTGACAGCATCTTCCATCTGCTTGCAACAACTAGATCTGCCAAGAGGATGTTCTATTAATTAGAACGAATAACTACTTCTTACTGCAGCCTTATTCACACAATTATCTCAGTGTTGAAGCAGACGTTTAATCAAGCAGGTGGCAAGAAAGCCTTCCCATATACTCAGACTACTGACAAGGTTGTCACATTTCCACTTGGGACTTGCACAGAAATAGACTGGCAGCCAAACCCAGAAGCAGTGGGCTGAGTTTTTATCAGGCAGCATTAAATCTGAAATGGAGCATGCAATCTGTTCCAAAGCTGAAAGCTGAAGGAACTGCAGCAGTCTGCAGTGAGAAGGACGAGCAGCACTGCATGCATGGTGAGTGGGTGGGTGCTGCTGCCACTGAATGACATCCTTACCACTTCAAACACGCGATGTTCTTCAGTTTGCACTTGCAGATCTCAGTGAAATAGCAGCTGCCGATGAAGTCAATGGTGCTGGGTGGGAAGAATGGAAAAGTTTAGCTATGTCTCTGCTTCCAGCAGGAAGGATTCAATAATACAGATGTGAAATCACAACAAAGCCGTGTTAGTGTCAGTCTTGTGTGCTGCTTCATTCATTTAAAGCTCTCCCAGGAGGAAACTGTGcccaatcatagaatggcctgggttgaaaaggaccacagtgctcatccagttccaatcccctgctatatgcaagttgccaaccagcagcccaggctgcccagagccacatccagcctggccctcaatgcctgcagggatggggcatccacagcctccttgggcaacctgttccagtgcctcaccacctctgggtgaagaacttcctcctaatatccaacctaaacctcccctgtctcagtttaaaaccattccccttgtcctatcacacaGGGGCGATGCTCCCAAGGGAACAAGAAGACCCACACGATGTGTCCTATTAAGgatcccttctgaagagcccAGAAATTtctcccacagcacagcagcttaAAGCCTTGCCAAAGCAGGCCTTGGACCCCTTCTCTCCTTTCGAACCCCGACTTTCTTATCAGCACCTCGTTCTTCTATCTTATTTCCTCAGCATTCAAATGTTATTgtgggaaagcagcacagccagctcgGAGCCTGGTTGTTCCGGTAACTGGGCAGAGCAGGTTGGTTGTGTCTGCAGGTTGGTTGTATTTGCAGGTTCTCAGAGCGCAGTTTGTGTTCTGCAGGAGCTCCCCGCTCTGTGTGCGGTTCGACGCCCGGCCCGGCGCTCCTGAGGCGGCTCTTACCCCGAAGGCGGGATGTCGGTGGAGTAAAGATCGGTGTCGGTGTCGGCCAGCAGCACGGCTTTCATCCCCCGCGAGCTCAGCACCTGCTGGCAGAAGCGGCAGCACAGCACGGTCACGCTCCGGTCCGCGAACACGCAGCCATCGCCCGACATCGCGAGCGGCCGCCGCTCCGCTCTGAGCCGCCAACGGCCACGCTTCTTCCTGTCAGTTTGAATTCCCAACCTCGGTCACCTATTGGTCGTGACGGGCCACGCCCCCCTATTCTGATTGGTGAAGAGTAGGGGCGTGGCGCTTTCTTTCTTGCACGCCGTTGGAGGAGTTGGGTGGCAACACCCCTACTGGCCGGACATTGGCGGAGGGGCACGCCCTGCTTCGCTTCCATTGGTTCGTCCGGTAAGCTCTTTGCATAGCTCGCCCCTCCCCTCCGCAGTCCTCGGGGCGGAGGCCACAGCACTGCGCTTAGCCCCGCCCATTGGTCCGCGGAGGGGCGGAGCCACGAGAGCCAAGCGGTGGGCTCTCCCGNNNNNNNNNNNNNNNNNNNNNNNNNNNNNNNNNNNNNNNNNNNNNNNNNNNNNNNNNNNNNNNNNNNNNNNNNNNNNNNNNNNNNNNNNNNNNNNNNNNNTGGGATGGGGaggatggggggggggggaggggggttgGCATATGGGGCGTTGGGGGCTGCACCTGAAGAACAATCGGGGTTCCAAGAGGGCAGAAGCCATCGCTCTTggtgcactgctgctgtgggttGCATGGCCTTGGGCAACTCATTAAGGCCAAAATGCTCCAACTGAAGTGATGGGAGATAAGCGGTGAAATAAAATGCCTCTTTGTTGAGGGTTTTGAGGTCAATGTCTTCAGGAGTACTCAGGTGTTTGGGATGAGGATGGCCGTGCTGGAGGTCCTGTCACCCTGGTTAGGGAGCTCAGCCTGCTGGTGCTGGGATGAATGCTGCAGATGGGACGTGGCCAGGCCCATGGCTGAGCTCCAGCAACAGGAGGCCAGCAGCGAGCTGGGGCTGTTGCTCTGCATGCCTTTACACCTGAATAAATCATTTCAGGCCCATGTGTTGTTTCGCTCGCATGAAACCTACCCTGACAGCTGTGGCAGGAGTGTGCGGCTCTGCTCTGAGCCAGGCTCAGCAGTGGGTGCTCGTGGGCTGCTGGCATCCCCAGGGGCACTGTGTGCtgccagggcagcaggaggaagaactTTGTGTGTTCCCTTTGGTCAGTGTGGGTGGGTTCACCCACGGGGCTGCAGATCATCATGGGTCACATCTGCCCGTGCTCTACAGGGCCGTTGGTTCATGCAGGACTGGTCTGAAAAGCAGAGGATCTGGGGTGCAGTGAGCATCTCATCTGACAGCAGCGACACATCCACGTGTGTGTACGTGTGTATGTAGATGCATGTACACATCTGTCACCTGCAGGTAACCCGTAGCACCAAAGCCAGCACCTAGCCACACACACACGTGGAGCTGGGGCAGGAGGATCCTGATGATGTACACTGTGGGGCCCTGTGTCCCTGTCCTTCTTTGATTTCATCCCAGTGAAACCAGTCCTTCTTGCTGCCCACTTATGGGAACCTTGCAGTCATTCAACCTCTGCACGGCCCTCAGCATTTTTTGCAACTGCTTTGCCAAATTGACATTAATTGTAGAAGGAGTGGAAAatcctccagctccagctcgtgtcccaggagcagagctcagtgctggaggAACCCAGGGAGTGCTTTGCTGTGTTGGGAAGGGCGTGTGGAGCTGTGGATCACTGCT contains:
- the FAM72A gene encoding protein FAM72A, producing the protein MSGDGCVFADRSVTVLCCRFCQQVLSSRGMKAVLLADTDTDLYSTDIPPSGTIDFIGSCYFTEICKCKLKNIACLKCGNIVGYHVISPCKPCLLSCNNGHFWMFYSQAVFGINRLDSSGVNVLLWGNLPDLEENTDEDMSCISEEEYIR